Proteins co-encoded in one Erinaceus europaeus chromosome 2, mEriEur2.1, whole genome shotgun sequence genomic window:
- the NUCB1 gene encoding nucleobindin-1 → MPPAGLGAALLLLPPLLLRAALAVPLERGEPKEANPATESPDTGLYYHRYLQEVINVLETDGHFREKLQAANAEDIKSGKLSRELDFVSHHVRTKLDELKRQEVSRLRMLLKAKMDAAQEPNVQLDHLSLLKQFEHLDPQNQHTFEARDLELLIQTATRDLAQYDAAHHEEFKRYEMLKEHERRSYLESLGEEQRKEAEKKLEEQQRKHREHPKVNVPGSQAQLKEVWEELDGLDPNRFNPKTFFILHDINSDGVLDEQELEALFTKELEKVYDPKNEEDDMREMEEERLRMREHVMKNVDTNRDRLVTLEEFLASTQRKEFGDTGEGWETVEMHPTYTEEELKRFEEELAARVAELNAKAQRLSQETEALGRSQGRLEAQKRELQQAVLQMEQRKQQQQGHSQPAHGPEGQLKFRPDTDDAPVPAPAGDHKEAQTSEKNVPEQSPELPRPDSQHL, encoded by the exons ATGCCTCCCGCGGGGCTCGGTGCCGCCCTGCTCCTGCTGCCGCCGCTGCTGCTCCGCGCTGCCCTGGCGGTTCCCCTGGAGCGGGGGGAGCCCAAGGAGGCGAACCCCGCCACCGAGAGCCCG GACACAGGCCTCTACTACCACCGCTACCTCCAGGAGGTCATCAACGTGCTGGAGACAGACGGGCACTTCCGGGAGAAGCTGCAGGCGGCCAATGCTGAGGACATCAAG AGCGGGAAGCTGAGCCGCGAGCTGGACTTCGTGAGCCACCACGTGCGCACCAAGCTGGACGAGCTCAAGCGCCAGGAGGTGTCGCGGCTGCGGATGCTGCTCAAGGCCAAGATGGACGCGGCGCAGGAGCCCA ATGTGCAGCTGGACCACCTCAGCCTGCTGAAGCAGTTTGAACACCTAGACCCTCAGAACCAGCACACGTTTGAGGCCCGGGACCTGGAGCTGCTGATCCAGACG gCCACTCGGGACCTTGCCCAGTATGACGCAGCCCACCATGAAGAGTTCAAACGCTATGAGATGCTCAAGGAACATGAGAGACGCAGCTATCTGGAATCCCTGGGAGAGGAACAGAGGAAGGAGGCAGAAAAGAAGCTGGAAGAGCAACAGCGCAAGCACCGAGAGCACCCCAAAGTCAATGTGCCT GGCAGCCAAGCCCAGTTGAAGGAGGTGTGGGAAGAACTGGATGGACTGGACCCCAACAGGTTTAACCCCAAGACCTTCTTCATTCTGCACG ATATCAATAGTGACGGTGTTCTGGATGAGCAGGAGCTGGAGGCCCTTTTCACCAAGGAG CTGGAGAAGGTGTACGACCCCAAGAACGAAGAAGACGACATGCGCGAGATGGAGGAAGAGCGGTTGCGCATGCGGGAGCACGTGATGAAAAAC GTGGACACCAACCGGGACCGCCTTGTCACCCTGGAGGAGTTCCTCGCCTCCACCCAGAGGAAGGAATTTGGGGACACTGGGGAAGGCTGGGAG acTGTGGAGATGCACCCCACCTACACGGAGGAAGAGCTGAAGCGTTTTGAGGAGGAGCTGGCTGCCCGGGTAGCTGAGCTGAATGCCAAGGCCCAGCGCCTCAGCCAGGAGACGGAGGCTCTGGGGCGCTCCCAGGGCCGCCTGGAGGCCCAGAAGAGAGAGTTGCAGCAG gccgtTCTGCAAATGGAGCagaggaagcagcagcagcagggccACAGCCAGCCGGCCCACGGCCCTGAAGGACAGCTCAAATTCCGCCCAGACACAG ATGACGCACCTGTCCCGGCCCCGGCTGGTGACCACAAGGAGGCACAAACTTCTGAGAAGAACGTTCCAGAACAGTCCCCCGAGCTGCCCCGGCCAGACTCCCAGCACCTGTGA